The following proteins are encoded in a genomic region of Chaetodon auriga isolate fChaAug3 chromosome 8, fChaAug3.hap1, whole genome shotgun sequence:
- the tbc1d31 gene encoding TBC1 domain family member 31: protein MEVTDIGNKEEGKVWHRKPTLGKSVLVKVVRTAQQAKTVRFLHVTFDTTGESFLAGDHHGNIYVFDISRNRFRLVQKTGQASTALAFSLRRTTEFLVALADHTIKCFDKDTKQLVSWMRGHEGAVSFISVHSSGRYAISTSSDTAQLWDLDTFQRKRKLNIRQSVGIQRVFFLPLSNTILSCFSDDSIFAWESDTLFCKYQLPVPDCGPRISYKAFAVTRDGKSLAAGGRSNLLHLWCLESKQLIRVIQMPTKVRTVRQLEFLPDSFDGGASQTLGVLSQDGVMRFINIHTCKMLFHMGSHDDAITTVAVSPNGRHVVAIMDNGSINVYSVQSLTQELNKPPSSQVAVVSGGEADQKLSNLKVQVRSEVVQRPAKSSGRRTQVKTLRPPAESTAEDKENELPGGLNKKRLVALLKAFGEYPTKYRMFVWRSLLCLPENHAAYSSLTDKGLHPAYATLHDKYPIKSHKLQRGLQRVLSALAHWAAIFGEVEYLPLVAFPFVKLFQNNPMLCFEVVATVIVNWCQHWFEYFPNPPLNILSMVENVLAHHDKELLQHLVDCGITSQLYVWPLLETLFSEVLTRDEWLRLFDSIFSNHPSFLLMACVAYITCCREPLLLCSQKQDFEYFFHHRNNLDVGAMIKEAYRLMSGTPADIHPGTMLSDFAPLTKGQYPVFNHYPEFIVQYQSREREKIQLQEMEYLRERQEVSALRADFVRRQAEEEAYHAQQELLQKAEEQRRNILAQEEEKLTQQRAKLAAMKRELKVKELQLLDATRRRFLKHQQDLRATQIRGLEQEISRKMDLRERESAAAVQDLEVRQMELEAQRRRLEQHLLKEQERMGQQVEEEVEMRMRRAEREEESFTELLHSTETNMQALEESLAEACQLGLDADWRREVAERLQQVDAEQERKRERLAELHRQTLAEEEKVADTMRDVAGRKWDEVMSSRAQLQEQRQPSPSADTDGQRQARIRTRELPHRPSASTAVFVGTRAAGPAVGLDSATPPKQAGANMVCLNSSSPSESTSTNFSLDRGRAQLDSSERELLREIRELRRKLAARAREGSSASSQSVHTPSSVSQ from the exons ATGGAAGTGACGGACATCGGGAACAAAGAAGAAGGCAAAGTCTGGCATCGAAAGCCAACATTAGGCAAGAG tGTGTTGGTGAAGGTGGTCCGCACTGCTCAGCAGGCCAAGACGGTGCGTTTCCTCCATGTGACCTTTGACACCACAGGGGAGTCCTTCCTGGCTGGGGATCACCATGGCAACATCTACGTCTTTGACATCAGCAGGAACAG ATTTCGTCTGGTGCAGAAGACAGGGCAGGCTTCCACAGCTCTAGCGTTCAGCCTCCGCAGGACGACAGAGTTCCTTGTGGCCCTGGCTGACCACACCATCAAGTGCTTTGACAAAG acacaaagcagctgGTCAGCTGGATGCGGGGTCACGAGGGAGCagtttccttcatctctgtccaCAGCTCAGGTCGCTATGCCATCAGCACATCCTCGGACACGGCCCAGCTCTGGGACCTGGACACCttccagaggaagaggaagctcAACATCAGACAGTCTGTTGGCATTCAGAGG gtgtttttccttcctctcagtAACACCATCCTCAGCTGTTTCAGCGATGACTCCATCTTTGCTTGGGAGAGCGACACGCTGTTCTGCAAATATCAGCTCCCTGTCCCCGACTGCGGACCCAGAATCTCCTACAAGGCCTTTGCTGTCACTCG tgatgGTAAAAGCCTTGCAGCTGGTGGGCGCTCCAACCTGCTGCACCTGTGGTGTCTGGaaagcaaacagctgatcagAGTGATTCAGATGCCCACGAAGGTCCGAACTGTGCGACAGCTGGAATTCCTGCCCGACAGCTTTGACGGAGGAGCCAGCCAG ACACTAGGTGTGCTGAGCCAGGACGGCGTGATGCGCTTCATCAACATTCACACCTGCAAGATGCTTTTCCACATGGGTTCCCACGACGACGCCATCACCACAGTGGCAGTCAGCCCTAATGGGCGACACGTTGTGGCCATCATGGATAATGGCAGCATCAATGTCTACAGCGTTCAGAGTCTCACCCAGGAATTAAACAAG CCTCCTTCCTCCCAGGTGGCAGTAGTCAGCGGTGGTGAGGCCGATCAGAAATTGTCTAACCTAAAGGTCCaagtgaggtcagaggtcgttCAGAGACCGGCCAAGAGCTCAGGAAGGCGGACACAGGTGAAGACACTTAGACCCCCTGCTGAGTCCACAGCTGAGGATAAAGAG AATGAACTACCTGGTGGTCTGAATAAGAAGAGGTTGGTGGCTCTGCTCAAGGCATTTGGAGAATATCCGACTAAGTACAG GATGTTTGTATGGCGGTCTTTGTTGTGTCTCCCAGAGAACCACGCAGCATACAGCAGCCTGACTGACAAAGGCCTGCATCCAGCCTACGCCACTCTGCATGACAAATACCCCATCAAAAGTCACAAGCTGCAGAGGGGACTGCAGAg GGTTTTGTCTGCGTTAGCTCACTGGGCGGCCATCTTTGGAGAGGTGGAGTACCTTCCCCTGGTAGCCTTCCCTTTCGTCAAGCTCTTCCAGAACAACCCAATGCTCTGCTTTGAAGTGGTGGCCACTGTCATAG TGAACTGGTGTCAGCATTGGTTCGAGTACTTCCCCAACCCTCCTCTGAACATCCTGAGCATGGTGGAGAACGTCCTGGCTCATCACGACAAGGAACTGCTGCAGCACCTGGTGGACTGTGGCATCACGTCACAG CTCTATGTGTGGCCGCTGTTGGAGACTTTGTTCTCCGAGGTTTTGACTCGTGATGAGTGGCTCCGACTCTTTGACTCGATCTTCTCCAACCACCCATCATTCCTGCTCATGGCCTGTGTGGCTTACATCACCTGCTGCCgtgagcctctgctgctctgctcccagAAACAGGACTTTGAG TATTTTTTTCACCACCGTAACAATCTGGATGTGGGAGCCATGATAAAGGAGGCCTACCGGCTCATGAGCGGCACACCAGCTGACATACATCCCGGGACTATGCTTTCTGACTTTGCACCGCTGACCAAAGGCCAGTACCCTGTGTTCAATCACTACCCAGAATTCATAGTGCAGTACCAGAGccgggagagggagaagataCAACTACAGGAGATGGAGTATCTCCGTGAGAG GCAGGAGGTGTCAGCCCTGCGTGCAGATTTTGTGCGTCGCCAAGCTGAAGAGGAGGCTTATCACGCACAACAG gagctgctgcagaaggCAGAGGAGCAGCGCAGAAACATCCTGgcgcaggaggaggaaaagctAACACAGCAGAGGGCTAA GTTGGCAGCCATGAAGAGGGAGCTGAAGGTGAAGGAGTTACAGCTGCTGGATGCAACCCGAAGACGTTTCCTCAAACACCAGCAGGACCTGAGAGCCACACAGATCCGAGGACTGGAGCAGGAGATCAGTCGAAAG ATGGATCTCCGGGAGCGAGAGAGCGCTGCAGCAGTCCAGGATCTGGAAGTCAGACagatggagctggaggctcAGAGGAGACGGCTTGAACAG CACCTGTTAAAGGAGCAGGAGCGCATGGGACAGCAggttgaggaggaggtggagatgaggatgaggagggcagaaagagaggaggagagcttcacagagctgctacaCAGCACCGAGACAAACATGCAG GCGCTGGAGGAGTCCCTGGCGGAGGCGTGCCAGCTGGGCTTGGATGCTGACTGGCGGAGAGAGGTGGCAGAGCGCCTGCAGCAGGTGGACGccgagcaggagaggaagagggagagactggCAGAGCTTCACAGGCAAACgctggcagaggaggaaaaagtggCAGACACCATGAGAGATGTGGCAGGGAGGAag TGGGATGAAGTGATGAGTAGCAGAGCTCAGCTACAGGAGCAGCGGCAGCCCTCGCCTTCTGCAGACACAG ACGGGCAGAGACAGGCGAGGATAAGGACCAGAGAACTTCCTCACAGACCCAGCGCCTCCACTGCTGTTTTCGTTGGAACCAGGGCTGCCGGTCCAGCCGTCGGACTCGACTCTGCCACCCCCCCAAAGCAGGCAGGAGCCAACATGGTGTGTCTGAACAGCAGCTCGCCTTCAGAGAGCACCTCCACCAACT TTTCCCTGGACCGAGGCCGGGCCCAGCTGGACAGCAGcgagagagagctgctgaggGAAATCAGAGAGCTGAGGCGGAAGCTGGCGGCCAGAGCCAGAGAGggcagctctgcctcctcacagtctgtccacacaccgtcctctgtgtctcagtga
- the fam83a gene encoding protein FAM83A: protein MDSDGASALWYRRSKRQGKVRRRVQDLRIPSCSYYDFVASRPTLDLSHNESTRLAADSLLSRGLEGYQEVLNAEGEVDFLSQLEKNYILENGRDGSTVDPGSCEDDEDKELETLSAGSQSATRCPAMSTDSDATVVGLDLSGLKDVKRTDCVRDEPRLEIYFQSDSKAAGMKDMVREFLRKATTAVAIVTDSFSDVELLCDLLEASRKRNVSVHLLLDHLNLNVFVSMWQDLKLNSKNFPKLSVRSVSGQTYCAKTGEKLTGQIAESFIITDWTEVLTGSYSFSWLSWQVHRSIAVLLRGSAAIRFHEEFHRLLSSSKPVPGFVTHPHPLHAAQNINADVSKLKSNPKSPDLECSKRNTKPLHRADTGMQMHEKPPQLFPKPLVEAGPLQSVFVGKPKHAVGARCTQDGAQTNVEPLEKNQTQIKSHLDPLDQTHVSHIHSQLTSLTVNAPAEKNVRIQESNPLHAASPTHGQHRTVCYQPPLKTNSNLEQHNVVTEGPLYQQMNRDRLIKPLPIAEGLNRQRRQWYFSLNCKTKEANTGLQFGVTHPRGHISVLQTRKQDQPQRHHQSAEAPGSKSAPMAVGAHLQPQLQSHSKLHLQPPPRLTWMPQGHAAITRPVAFHSSFSASYGTGQQAGWRPNTSLGRSKSMSDRHSYK from the exons ATGGATTCCGACGGTGCGTCTGCGCTGTGGTACAGGAGGTCAAAGCGCCAGGGGAAGGTGAGGCGAAGGGTTCAAGACCTGCGCATCCCTTCCTGCTCGTACTACGACTTCGTAGCCAGCAGGCCCACGCTGGACCTGAGCCACAACGAGAGCACTCGGCTGGCAGCGGACTCCCTGCTCAGCCGGGGCTTGGAGGGATACCAGGAGGTGCTGAAcgcagagggagaggtggacTTTCTGTCGCAGCTGGAGAAGAACTACATCCTGGAAAATGGGAGGGACGGCAGCACAG TTGATCCTGGTTCatgtgaagatgatgaggacaAAGAGTTGGAGACTTTGTCTGCTGGCTCTCAGTCTGCCACACGATGTCCTGCCATGTCCACTGACAGTGATGCCACCGTGGTAGGTTTGGACCTGAGCGGGCTAAAAG ATGTGAAGAGGACTGATTGTGTCCGGGATGAGCCCAGGCTGGAAATCTATTTCCAGTCTGACAGCAAGGCAGCTGGCATGAAAGACATGGTCAGAGAGTTCCTTAGAAAGGCCACAAcg GCCGTAGCGATAGTGACGGACAGCTTCAGTGACGTCGAGCTGCTGTGTGACCTTCTGGAGGCGAGCAGGAAGAGGAACGTGTCcgttcacctgctgctggatcATCTCAACCTGAACGTGTTCGTCAGCATGTGGCAGGACCTCAAACTCAACAGCAAAAACTTTCCG aaactGTCAGTGCGCAGTGTCAGTGGACAGACCTATTGTGCCAAGACAGGCGAGAAGCTGACTGGTCAGATTGCTGAGAGTTTTATCATCACTGATTGGACGGAGGTGCTAACTGGCTcatacag CTTCTCCTGGCTGTCCTGGCAGGTCCATCGTAGTATTGCTGTTCTTCTAAGGGGCAGCGCGGCCATACGCTTCCATGAGGAATTCCACAGATTACTCTCCAGCTCCAAACCAGTTCCTGGCTTTGTCACTCACCCTCACCCATTACATGCAGCTCAAAACATTAATGCTGATGTCAGTAAGCTGAAGTCCAACCCAAAGAGTCCAGACTTGGAGTGCAGCAAAAGAAATACCAAGCCTCTACACAGAGCAGACACTGGTATGCAAATGCATGAAAAACCTCCACAACTGTTCCCCAAACCTCTGGTTGAAGCTGGACCACTGCAGAGTGTCTTTGTGGGAAAACCAAAGCATGCAGTGGGAGCACGCTGCACCCAGGATGGTGCACAAACAAATGTGGAACCTCTGGAGAAGAATCAAACCCAGATCAAGAGCCACTTGGACCCTTTGGATCAGACCCATGtgtcacacattcactctcaacTCACCAGCCTTACTGTCAACGCTCCAGCTGAAAAGAATGTGAGGATTCAAGAGTCAAACCCTCTACACGCTGCTTCTCCAACACACGGACAGCACAGGACTGTCTGTTATCAACCACCTCTCAAGACTAATTCAAATCTCGAGCAGCATAATGTGGTTACTGAAGGTCCTCTCTATCAGCAGATGAATAGAGACAGACTGATAAAGCCTCTGCCGATCGCTGAAGGGCTGAACAGACAAAGACGACAGTGGTACTTCTCTCTGAATTGTAAAACAAAGGAGGCCAACACAGGCCTCCAGTTCGGTGTAACCCACCCAAGAGGACACATATCTGTGCTACAAACCAGGAAGCAGGATCAACCCCAGAGGCATCACCAAAGCGCAGAGGCTCCAGGTTCAAAGTCAGCCCCGATGGCCGTGGGAGCTCATCTTCAACCTCAGCTGCAGTCCCACTCCAAGCTACATCTACAGCCCCCTCCGAGACTCACCTGGATGCCCCAGGGTCACGCTGCAATAACCAGACCTGTGGCTTTCCACAGCTCCTTCAGCGCCTCCTACGGGACAGGACAGCAGGCGGGCTGGAGGCCGAACACGTCATTAGGAAGGAGCAAGAGCATGAGTGACAGACACTCCTACAAATAA
- the derl1 gene encoding derlin-1 produces the protein MSDIGDWFRSIPFITRSWFAASIAVPFIGKLGLIDFRNLLLFPELVFSRFHLWRPVTATLYFPITPNTGFLYMVNLYFLYHYSTRLETGAFDGRPADYIFMLLFNWICIVITGLLMNMQLLMIPLIMSVLYVWAQFNKDVVVSFWFGTRFKAHYLPWVILVFNFIIGGSFVNELTGNLVGHLYFFLMFKYPVDLGGRAFLSTPEILYRYFPTRRGGVAGFGVPPPRRATAQAQAGGGGGGGRHNWGQGFRLGDE, from the exons ATGTCAGACATCGGGGACTGGTTCAGAAGCATCCCTTTCATCACCCGGTCCTGGTTTGCTGCCTCGATTGCTGTTCCCTTCATTGGGAAACTAGGATTGATTGATTTTAGGAACCTCTTGCTGTTTCCGGAGCTGGTCTTCAGCAGGTTTCAT ctctggagACCAGTGACAGCCACCTTGTATTTCCCGATAACCCCTAATACTGGATTCCTGTACATGGTTAACCTCTATTTCCTCTACCACTACTCCACTCGGCTAGAGACAG GGGCGTTCGATGGCAGACCTGCAGACTATATCTTCATGCTCCTCTTCAACTGGATCTGTATTGTT ATAACTGGGCTGCTGATGAACATGCAG CTGCTGATGATCCCACTGATCATGTCGGTGCTCTACGTCTGGGCTCAGTTCAACAAAGACGTGGTTGTGTCCTTCTGGTTCGGAACGCGATTCAAG GCACACTATCTACCTTGGGTCATCCTGGTCTTCAACTTCATCATCGGAGGCTC ATTTGTGAATGAACTGACAGGGAACTTGGTGGGTCACCTCTACTTCTTCCTCATGTTCAAATACCCCGTGGACCTGGGAGGACGTGCCTTCCTCTCCACACCAGAGATCTT gtATCGGTACTTCCCTAccaggaggggaggggtggcAGGCTTTGGAGTCCCTCCCCCCAGGAGAGCAACTGCCCAGGCGCAGGCgggaggaggcgggggaggAGGACGTCACAACTGGGGACAGGGCTTCCGCCTGGGGGATGAATGA